The nucleotide sequence TAATCATTAATTGTTATCATGTTTGTATTTTCAATATAATATGTTGTTTTTTTattgtacgtatgtatgtatgtatgtttacatgttgtgtgtgtgtgtgtgtgttgtatgtACGTATATGTACATATTTTAAATATGTTAATATAATGCATACGTGCAATGTTTTTTCTGTATTTGACTGTAATTTTCGTGTTCATATTGAAGGAGATATAACCATCCATGTATACATAACAACTGATGGAACAAAGTTCTGGAAACCTTTGGTGTCTCCTGAATATACACCTACTATCGGAGTGGTTTTTGACACATGGAGCGATGTTGAGAATATGTACAAGTATTATGCTGAGAGGTCTGGGTTTTCTATACGTTTGGGTGCCATGAAGAAAAATGGAACTGTTGTTACCAtagttgcaaaagtcgctaggtgCTCCCAAGTCGGTCGagcggggagttgagagtactcggtacATGcagagagtactcggggagtactcggacatgataaattataaagaaattagttttcggaaattaaatatatgtaaaaaacataaatttactaataatTATAACAAAATTCGTGAAAATggtattcattctttaatatgataagcatagaaattatgttttatttttttaaagtcAAACTCGGCCTGAGTTGACCAACTTCATCCGATTCTGACCGAGGTTGACCGCGTATAATCAATTCTGAGTAATTAGGCGGTGTAGAAGAAAGGCGCATCAGCAACCTACCTTGGAGCGattactcggagagtactcggacttggaaaccttgttttacaaccatggttgtTACACATAGGTATATGCAATGTACCAGATCTAGTAAACCTAAGCAAACACAACTTGAATCGATGGACCCTAGTGCTTTTAAAGTATCTCGAAGTAGCAGCTACAAAGTTACTGACTGTAGGGCGCGGCTAAAGCTTAAAGCTCTCCCAGGCACTACAAAATTTTTCATATATGGTTTTATTGAAGCTCATAATCATGGATTGGTCGACAAGGACAATTTAGACTTTACCAGAAAAAGGAGGAAACTTAGTTATGACGACCAGAGGTTCATTCACAAACTAAGCTTGAACAAAATTGGCCCTAATGTTGCGCATAAGATTCGAGCTTCGTTAAAGGGTGGGCACCATAACGTACAAGGAACTGTAGTAGAATTCAAAAATTTCACTAGAGATGTACGGTCTTTTATCGGCAAGAAGGATGCACAAACGGTGGTTGATACGTTAAAAGCCCGTATGATAAATCTGCCAAATTTCTTTTTTGAATGTGTGGTGGTTGACGGTGAGTTAAGATCATTGTTCTGGGCTGATGACGTATCCAAATGCAATTATGAAGCCTTTGGAGATGTGTTAGGTTTTGATGCAACATATCATACGAATCAGTAAGTTTTCTCTCTTTATTATGTTGCATAAATGATACGAACACTGTGGTTACAATCAGTTACATTGTTTTGttgtattacatatatgtaataacGATTTCATTTTACTAATGAATGTATTACTGATGTTATGTTTGTCATATCACACTAAATTCattgttttatgttgtttgaaGGTATAACATGATATTTGTTCCGTTTACCGGTGTCGATCACCATAAAAAGTGTGTCACCTTTGGTGTTGGGCAATTATACGATGAGACAATTGGTTCTTACACGTGGTTGCTTACCACATTCCTTAAAGCTCATAACAATAAGCAACCAACGTTGGTGTTGACCGATCAGGATGCTGTGATGAAACAAGCAGTTTCTGGTGTATTCAATAAGTCTATTCACCGACTGTGTATGTGGCATATTATTAGGAAAATTCCTGCAAAAGTATGATATTATTTTTACACACATTCATCTACATACGTGTAATAGTTGTATACTTTCATGTCATTCATTCATGTTTGTGATTTTTTATATTCAGATTGCAGGTGATGTATTGGAAAATATAGACTTGAGAGCTGCTATACACAAGCTGGTGTGGAATTTGTTTATCACACCTGAAGAATTTGAAGTACGATGGAATTTGCTTATGGAAGGGTTACACTTGAAAGAAATAATTGGCTGAACGAGATGTATGAGATTAGGGATCAATGGGTTCCGTGCTATTTTAGGGACGTGCACATGTGTTGTctaatgaaaaccacctcgaggtGTGAGAGTTCGAATTCCCTGTTTAAAACAAATTCTAGTGGAACAAACACGCTCATGCAATTCTTGATGTGTTTCGACACAGCAATTGATGGGCAACGGTACACTCAACGCAGACTGGAGTTCGAAAGTAACACAATAGCACCATCAATGCCGAAGAACGTGCCTATCGAAAGACATGCCTCGGAGTTATATACACATACGCTGTTTTTGGAGGTGCAAAAAGAGATATATAGAGGCATGACATTCTGCTATATTGCTTCAAAAACCCCGGAACTTGATGGGGTAAAAATTTATACCATTGTTCACACTAACAGGCAGTACAAAGATATTAATGAATTTGAGGTAATTTGGCTTATTATATGGTTGTATTACATATGTTCATTATAATTATCAACGTTATGTTTTTTAACATTTACAACCTATACACATGTGATGCAGGTCAGTTTTGATACAAGTGATAGATCGGTTTCATGTTCGTGTATGGGTTATACGCGCCTTGGCTATTTGTGTAGGCATGCCTTTTGCGTGTATAGATACGACCAGGTTGATGAAATTTCCGTTCAGTATCAACCTGGTAGATGGAAACGAGATATATTACCAAGGAGGGTTTTTAGCATGTCGAACAGGTATTCTGCTGATACAGACGCAGAATCTGTAATCCGGAATGAGATTTTTGATTTGGTCATTGAGTGTACTGATCGTTTAAGGCGTAATATTGGTAAACTTTCTGAGTTATCTGGGGAAATTAAAGAAATTAGGAATCGGGTGTTTCGTGAATTTCGACCAAACCGGCATGTAACAAGACATCAGCTGTGATTAGTGACCTTCTCAAACAGCCTGAAGATATGGAAGTCTCGATAAATCCACCACAAGGCATCCGAAACAAAGGGTACGGTACCAACCATCGACTCATTGGTCCCGGGGAAAAGGCTGTTGTTAATAGTGCTAAAACTACTAGGCTGTGTGGAAACTGCAAGAAATACGTTAATGATCATGACTCACGTAATTGTGAAAAAGTTTGGGCTGCCAAAGAAGCCACGGCTGCTACTGCGAAAGCTGCTAAAGCTGGTAATGTTGCTGTTCCAGAAGATTCATGTCATGTTGGTGCCGTTGATTCGTCTACCGGTGATACATCTGCTGGACCATCGTCTCGCGTTTGTACTCGGGCCACTAGAAGATCCACCATACGTTCGTCCGACCCACTTGATGAGTGATTTGGTTTATACAATATTGAGACTTGTTTTACATAATAAGCAATGTGACtcttatattgcacatgtgcatcgAATAAATTTCGTGGGATTATGGAATTTTTTTTTCTAGTATTACACATGCATCCTGTTTGTGATGACATGTTTTTATGGATTGTGTTACATGTTCAAACTTGAGTTTATGTTACATAAGCATACATGGTGTTACATATTTTGACGTTATATTCAATATGATATTATACTACATGTATGCATTACTTGTTTTATGGTAACATCGATTTTGACCTTATATTACACGTCTGATTGATTTGTTCGCAATCATTTTATATGGATGTTTCATATGATCTTGCTATTATATTACAAATAAAATTATTCAGAATAATCCAACTCATGATACATTCGTTTTTTTATATAGTTATGTAGTTGTATTTCACGTGTGCTGTATAACGTTACCCTAAAGTTGTGATACGTTTTTCTTTTGTATGATACGTTTTTCTTTTGTATGATAATGTTTGCTAAAACATTACACACGTGAAATGCATACAACTGTCAACACCGATAAACATTCGTATCCAATATAGATGCTAGAATTCAAACGTGCATAAAGCATAATATGTCTTACACAATCATGTTATACTAATAATATTGTATCAATCATAACATCTAAAGATTGTATCAATACGAGATAATAGTCAAAAGCAATATCGAAATGATAGTGTTTCACATGTGTGTTCGATTTTCCATCTATCCTTTATCTGTTGCACCGTCCAATTCATTCTGTTTGGCCGTGTTCGCTTCATTCTTTGCATCCGCTATAACATTTTCTTTGAACACGTTTGCATCAGAAAGCAGGATTCTTGCACAATATTTCATCCTGAGGTTGTTTATCTGACTTTGTTACATTGACTCCCTGTTGTTGAATCCGCATTCAAACGGTTTGTTCTTTCCATAGTACAACTCCATATGCCGCATGGCGAAAATCCAGCAGTCAGTGAAGTTGTCTCTTGTTGCCCAGCCAATCTCTTTCTTTGATAGTGTTACGCTTGATAATGCTTGTGCACTCGGGTGTTGGACACTACGCATGTAAGCACATACGATATGTTTCTGCCAATAATAAACTATATGTTAGGTGATATCAACATCCACATTGAAATGGTGCATATGTGTATCGCTACTTAA is from Helianthus annuus cultivar XRQ/B chromosome 9, HanXRQr2.0-SUNRISE, whole genome shotgun sequence and encodes:
- the LOC110875978 gene encoding protein FAR1-RELATED SEQUENCE 5-like, which translates into the protein MDPSAFKVSRSSSYKVTDCRARLKLKALPGTTKFFIYGFIEAHNHGLVDKDNLDFTRKRRKLSYDDQRFIHKLSLNKIGPNVAHKIRASLKGGHHNVQGTVVEFKNFTRDVRSFIGKKDAQTVVDTLKARMINLPNFFFECVVVDGELRSLFWADDVSKCNYEAFGDVLGFDATYHTNQYNMIFVPFTGVDHHKKCVTFGVGQLYDETIGSYTWLLTTFLKAHNNKQPTLVLTDQDAVMKQAVSGVFNKSIHRLCMWHIIRKIPAKIAGDVLENIDLRAAIHKLVWNLFITPEEFEVRWNLLMEGLHLKEIIG
- the LOC110875977 gene encoding protein FAR1-RELATED SEQUENCE 5-like, which gives rise to MQFLMCFDTAIDGQRYTQRRLEFESNTIAPSMPKNVPIERHASELYTHTLFLEVQKEIYRGMTFCYIASKTPELDGVKIYTIVHTNRQYKDINEFEVSFDTSDRSVSCSCMGYTRLGYLCRHAFCVYRYDQVDEISVQYQPGRWKRDILPRRVFSMSNRYSADTDAESVIRNEIFDLVIECTDRLRRNIGKLSELSGEIKEIRNRVFREFRPNRHPEDMEVSINPPQGIRNKGYGTNHRLIGPGEKAVVNSAKTTRLCGNCKKYVNDHDSRNCEKVWAAKEATAATAKAAKAGNVAVPEDSCHVGAVDSSTGDTSAGPSSRVCTRATRRSTIRSSDPLDE